One stretch of Euphorbia lathyris chromosome 7, ddEupLath1.1, whole genome shotgun sequence DNA includes these proteins:
- the LOC136201026 gene encoding amino acid permease 6-like, with protein sequence MGKEMQGSNMDIEGYENGGIRKNIDDDGRPKRTGTWLTASAHIITAVIGSGVLSLAWAIAQLGWVAGPLILMAFSFITLFTSTLLADSYRSPHPVSGKRNYTYMDAVQANLGGWKVVFCGVAQYLNLVGITVGYTITASISMVAVKRSNCFHKVGHDPSKCHTSNNPYMIIFACIQILLSQIPNFHKLSWLSILAAVMSFAYSLIGLGLSVAKIAGGGAKVRTTLTGTTVGVDVTASQKIWRAFQAIGDIAFAYAFSTVLIEIQDTIGSGPPPENKSMKRASFVGILTTTMFYVMCGCLGYAAFGNQAPGNFLTGFGFYDPFWLIDIANICIAIHLVGAYQVFCQPVYNFVEKSCHKRWPESKFITSEHAVHIPFYGVYYVNSFRFVWRTLYVIVTAILAMIFPFFNDFLGLLGAAAFWPLTVYFPIEMYIARSKMRKFSFTWTWLQILSMTCLVVSLIAGAGSIEGLINSLKSYKPFQSES encoded by the exons ATGGGGAAAGAGATGCAAGGGAGTAACATGGACATAGAAGGATATGAAAATGGAGGGATTCGGAAGAATATAGACGATGATGGCCGACCTAAAAGAACTG GAACGTGGTTGACTGCAAGTGCTCATATAATAACTGCTGTGATTGGGTCTGGAGTGCTGTCATTGGCATGGGCAATAGCTCAGTTAGGTTGGGTGGCTGGTCCACTTATTCTCATGGCTTTCTCGTTCATCACTTTATTCACTTCCACTCTTCTCGCGGACTCTTACCGCTCTCCTCATCCTGTTTCCGGCAAGAGAAATTACACCTACATGGATGCTGTTCAGGCCAACTTAG GTGGGTGGAAAGTAGTATTCTGTGGAGTGGCTCAATACTTGAATCTAGTAGGAATCACAGTGGGTTACACTATTACAGCATCGATTAGTATGGT GGCAGTAAAAAGGTCAAATTGTTTCCACAAAGTAGGACATGATCCAAGCAAGTGCCATACATCAAACAATCCATACATGATAATATTTGCTTGCATCCAAATCCTACTTAGCCAAATACCAAACTTCCACAAGCTCTCATGGCTCTCAATTCTCGCTGCAGTTATGTCTTTCGCCTATTCTTTAATAGGTCTTGGTCTCTCCGTAGCAAAAATAGCAG GTGGGGGTGCAAAAGTAAGAACAACTCTGACAGGAACAACAGTAGGAGTAGATGTCACAGCATCACAGAAGATATGGAGAGCATTCCAAGCAATTGGGGACATTGCATTTGCTTATGCTTTCTCCACTGTTCTAATCGAGATTCAG GATACAATCGGGTCAGGTCCTCCTCCAGAAAACAAGTCTATGAAGAGGGCATCATTTGTTGGTATCCTGACCACAACTATGTTTTATGTTATGTGCGGTTGCCTTGGATATGCAGCATTTGGAAACCAAGCACCTGGAAATTTCCTTACCGGCTTCGGATTCTATGATCCCTTTTGGTTGATTGATATTGCCAATATCTGCATCGCCATCCACCTTGTTGGAGCCTACCAA GTCTTTTGCCAACCAGTCTACAATTTCGTAGAGAAGAGTTGCCACAAGAGATGGCCCGAGAGCAAGTTTATAACAAGTGAGCACGCCGTCCACATACCATTTTACGGTGTTTATTACGTCAACTCATTCCGGTTCGTGTGGAGAACACTATATGTGATAGTGACAGCAATTCTAGCCATGATCTTCCCATTTTTCAATGACTTCTTGGGACTTCTTGGAGCAGCTGCATTCTGGCCTCTCACAGTGTATTTTCCAATAGAGATGTACATTGCAAGATCAAAAATGAGGAAATTCTCATTCACATGGACATGGCTGCAAATTTTGAGCATGACATGCTTAGTAGTGTCCCTTATTGCAGGAGCTGGATCAATTGAAGGTCTCATCAATTCTCTCAAGTCTTACAAGCCTTTCCAGTCCGAGTCTTAA
- the LOC136235498 gene encoding KH domain-containing protein HEN4-like, translating into MSTALTPSKRPHDRNFSEANGKGKWQKTVGRSSPNQPLKSSPGGVVFRILCPASKTGGIIGKGGAIISQIRQETGAKVRVEESVPGCDERVVIILGSDKELEVKNEPYGGDGAKEPNGIEEGDQKDHVDNDENKETVPAEDASKSVKEISSLEKALILVFERMLEPEAEIDAGEEENNKHSTFILRLLILSSQVGCLLGKGGSVIKQMSSESGAQIRILPRDKVPPCASPSDELVQITGEVDQVRKALQSIAQQLLENPPKDHDTFVANSTGPSSHSFGHSISRSEAYPPPYHSFNARGATYGAGPRDFHEGGMPGRMRLPPDLITFRLLCLDEKVGGVIGKGGTIIKTLQQETGCEIKVLEGIPDSEDRVIIISGSAHPDDRISAAQDAVLRVQTRIARALPLTDGKEKTVLARLLVSSNQIGCLLGKGGAIMAEMRKSTGAYIRILGKDQVPKCASENEEVVQIHGEHEVVQEALLRITTRLRNHFFRDVFPSIDHPSNPAFLDQMPPFPPYMGRRELSPPFHAFHNFDGMGGPPPHAGFHPHDDHSPFMHNIHRPGMPLHAPERKHWGPQGIIEGGVPMGLPDYGGPPQRRMSGFGGVNHPAIITSTTVEVVVPRSVVPAIYGEDGACLRQIRQISDAKITVSEPKHGAPETVIIISGTPEQTHAAQSLIQAFVMCEREAA; encoded by the exons ATGTCTACTGCATTGACACCTTCTAAGAGGCCACATGATCGGAACTTTTCCGAGGCAAATGGAAAAGGAAAGTGGCAAAAGACTGTTGGCCGTAGTTCCCCTAACCAACCCTTGAAATCCTCTCCTGGTGGTGTAGTTTTCCGAATACTCTGTCCTGCTTCCAAAACAGGAGGCATTATTGGTAAAGGTGGTGCCATCATATCACAAATCCGTCAAGAGACCGGTGCAAAAGTCAGAGTAGAAGAAAGTGTCCCGGGATGTGATGAAAGAGTAGTTATCATTTTGGGTTCTGACAAGGAGTTGGAAGTTAAAAATGAACCTTATGGAGGGGATGGGGCCAAAGAGCCTAACGGGATTGAGGAGGGTGACCAAAAGGATCATGTGGATAATGATGAAAATAAGGAAACTGTTCCCGCAGAAGATGCATCAAAATCTGTAAAGGAAATCTCATCCCTGGAGAAGGCTTTGATACTTGTTTTTGAAAGAATGCTTGAACCAGAAGCAGAGATAGATGCAGGGGAAGAGGAAAATAACAAGCATTCTACTTTCATCTTGAGATTACTTATTCTTTCCAGTCAAGTTGGCTGCCTTTTGGGGAAGGGTGGCAGCGTAATTAAGCAAATGTCATCAGAAAGCGGGGCACAGATTCGGATTCTCCCCAGGGATAAAGTTCCTCCATGTGCGTCACCTTCCGATGAACTAGTTCAG ATCACTGGTGAGGTTGATCAAGTTAGGAAAGCTCTTCAATCAATTGCTCAGCAGCTCTTGGAAAATCCACCCAAGGATCATGACACTTTTGTTGCCAACTCTACCGGGCCTTCATCtcattcatttggtcattcaatTTCTAGGTCAGAAGCATATCCACCACCATACCATTCTTTTAATGCTCGGGGTGCAACTTATGGAGCTGGACCTCGGGATTTTCATGAAGGTGGTATGCCTGGTCGAATGAGGCTTCCTCCAGATCTGATAACCTTCCGTTTATTGTGTCTTGATGAGAAGGTAGGAGGTGTTATTGGAAAAGGAGGAACAATAATAAAAACCCTTCAGCAAGAAACAGGCTGTGAGATAAAAGTTTTGGAAGGGATTCCAGATTCGGAAGATCGCGTTATCATCATATCTGGTTCAGCG CATCCAGATGATAGGATATCAGCTGCACAAGATGCAGTTCTTCGTGTACAAACCAGGATAGCTAGGGCTTTGCCATTAACGGATGGAAAGGAGAAGACTGTGCTTGCAAGGCTTCTTGTGTCCTCTAATCAAATTGGTTGTCTCCTTGGCAAGGGTGGTGCAATTATGGCAGAAATGAGGAAGTCGACTGGGGCATATATTCGTATCTTGGGCAAGGATCAAGTTCCTAAATGTGCTTCAGAAAATGAGGAAGTGGTTCAG ATACATGGGGAGCATGAAGTAGTTCAAGAAGCCCTTCTGCGGATAACCACCAGGTTGCGCAATCATTTCTTCCGTGATGTATTTCCTTCTATAGACCATCCTTCCAATCCTGCTTTTCTGGATCAAATGCCTCCATTTCCTCCATATATGGGAAGAAGGGAACTGTCACCACCATTCCACGCATTCCACAACTTTGATGGCATGGGTGGTCCACCTCCGCATGCTGGTTTCCATCCTCATGATGACCATTCTCCTTTCATGCACAATATTCATAGACCAGGCATGCCCCTACATGCGCCTGAAAGAAAACATTGGGGTCCTCAG GGAATCATTGAAGGTGGTGTCCCTATGGGCTTGCCTGACTATGGAGGACCTCCACAAAGAAGGATGTCAGGTTTTGGAGG GGTAAATCATCCAGCTATTATCACAAGCACTACTGTTGAAGTTGTTGTTCCACGTTCTGTGGTTCCTGCAATATATGGGGAAGATGGTGCATGTTTGAGACAAATTCGTCAG ATTTCAGATGCTAAAATTACTGTTAGTGAGCCAAAACATGGAGCACCAGAAACTGTGATTATAATATCCGGGACACCGGAACAGACTCATGCAGCTCAGAGTCTTATTCAAGCATTTGTGATGTGTGAAAGGGAGGCTGCTTGA